Proteins found in one Ovis canadensis isolate MfBH-ARS-UI-01 breed Bighorn chromosome 20, ARS-UI_OviCan_v2, whole genome shotgun sequence genomic segment:
- the HFE gene encoding hereditary hemochromatosis protein: MGPRARPALLLLILLRTAATQGRPPRSHSLRFLFMGASKPDLGLPLFEALGYVDDQLFVSYDHESRRAERRAPWLWGRATSQLWLQLSQNLKGWDHMFIVDFWTIMDNHNQSKVTKPGALPESHTLQVILGCELREDNSTRGFWKYGYDGQDHLEFRPETLDWRAAEPRAQVTKLEWEVNKIRAKQNRAYLDRDCPEQLLHLLELGRGPLEQQVPPLVKVTHHVTSSLTTLRCRALNFYPQNITIKWLKDKQFLDAKDVKPKDVLPNGDGTYQAWVALAVLPGEEQRYSCHVEHPGLDQPLTATWEPSLSGTLVTGILSGIAVCIIIFLIGILFRTLRRRQSSRGAAVNYALAECE; the protein is encoded by the exons ATGGGCCCGCGAGCCCGGCCGGCGCTTCTCCTCTTGATCCTCCTGCGGACGGCGGCCACGCAAGGGCGACCGCCGC GGTCACACTCCCTGCGCTTCCTCTTCATGGGCGCCTCCAAGCCAGACCTTGGGCTGCCCCTGTTTGAGGCTTTGGGCTACGTGGATGACCAGCTGTTTGTGTCCTATGATCATGAGAGTCGCCGTGCAGAGCGGCGCGCCCCATGGCTCTGGGGCAGGGCCACCAGCCAGCTGTGGCTGCAGCTGAGTCAGAACCTGAAAGGCTGGGACCACATGTTCATCGTGGACTTCTGGACGATCATGGACAACCACAACCAGAGCAAGG TAACGAAGCCGGGGGCGTTGCCAGAGTCCCACACCCTGCAGGTGATCCTGGGCTGTGAGTTGCGAGAGGACAACAGCACCAGAGGGTTCTGGAAGTACGGATACGATGGGCAGGACCATCTAGAATTCCGGCCTGAGACGCTGGATTGGAGAGCAGCAGAGCCCAGGGCCCAAGTCACCAAGCTGGAGTGGGAAGTGAACAAGATTCGGGCCAAGCAGAACAGGGCCTACCTGGATCGGGATTGCCCCGAGCAACTGCTGCATTTGCTGGAGCTGGGGAGAGGGCCTCTGGAGCAGCAAG TGCCTCCTTTGGTGAAGGTGACTCATCACGTGACCTCTTCACTGACCACTCTTCGGTGTCGGGCTCTGAACTTCTACCCCCAGAACATCACCATAAAGTGGCTGAAGGACAAGCAGTTCCTGGATGCCAAGGATGTTAAGCCAAAGGATGTGTTGCCCAATGGGGATGGGACCTACCAGGCCTGGGTGGCCTTGGCCGTGCtccctggggaagagcagagataCAGCTGCCACGTGGAGCACCCAGGCCTGGATCAGCCCCTCACTGCCACCTGGG aGCCCTCACTGTCTGGCACCCTGGTCACTGGAATCCTCAGTGGGATTGCTGTTTGCATCATCATCTTCCTTATTGGAATTTTGTTCAGAACCTTAAGGAGACGGCAGTCTTCAA GAGGAGCCGCTGTCAACTATGCCTTAGCCGAATGTGAATGA